From the genome of Calliopsis andreniformis isolate RMS-2024a unplaced genomic scaffold, iyCalAndr_principal scaffold0022, whole genome shotgun sequence, one region includes:
- the LOC143187117 gene encoding uncharacterized protein LOC143187117: protein MADISNSAVFTNDASSTGASDLLQQAFQQVVNDDDHENEFVAFLQNDENDSETIHLTPEQAAALGLTFEVNSGEEVMYQQDQDNATTNIQENISTKDVLHVQDQNSLSSQEPITIDQLNYRPEEVHKSDDELIKTECIDFQEWHMQKVSQNDQIQDEVVEDDLSLEEMNLASQNEESQQLIEHQNNMIQQNSGTQTIVLEQPKVHTIKADVSNVKNIQENDLQYTIEDSVTQGQLNAIPSSQAQILQKLPMLLPSSQFIIKPAQTILKPAKNIRLLQSSGKLTSATVNAVNTVHTLNANSNSNSMLLSKATILNNLSPQIIKATPITAQLLNTTGISAQLLNTSQILTGACEIQSQSVNTSHITNTIVNTTSGPQNLVTSQIRLSPIVKTSQPLQRGNVQQFFTPVLKGASTVLPKSNQIMNNTSVATAIPAQLLKSVQIPSQLLKAKATIGKKTNLTTGISKATINSNTPVVFRTTSIVKPQDLKTATTCSTSILKPTQISSTPISILKPQAKIAFNSTTKPNVAIATQNVASISNSSQNASQKMSVTQQSGTFECAKAVQNETTKQKLNLVANGTNLKMNKKTKSTPTKSTAVINESTDVSKPLGSSENPIQIVQQGHTFHSMQRLTPIQLKQIAHVLQQRSQETATSNERVVYRVVFPEELDLRIRNPGTLLKSRGGKRGRPKKSAIRPSLLPPKPPPIPDEEQEELKDERKKVVARTRSGRLSRPPRHMVRDYKHLHHSDFLQPDLDDSDGGYSDYNTNNDKLEEEESPKELLTGLEVPKRKISDHFRCPTCNKIYLGRTRMARHFEMHPDHGSPEQLPPLTPEPELKPNTVQDPLKRKGKKRGPWAYVTPEAKSERRQIKLREAISVCEDLEIIKIAAKPVLNAQSLFDLLVLKSENNVRNFLDELKQLMNKIREKVGAMLTVANSIEESNNDLIDISEESLCDALGLNPGFYRINNDALKHVDISVCGTYENGEPPLKLQKTDNSEDAKENMEERMSSGFSESSDLSVSDFLSDRRNDTVTNSTCPEVLSALTLMRRNPSPVNNSESNKSHNVSKLLISNPEIQNQISDNPGFQKVDITSPKMSNYQKTESHKESFTKLGNGLGASNFCKVENNYEPSKLEHIEQAFIKLEPTEQGFVKLENGAMGAYSKQDTQNFEKIQNGLSNIENGSQSFAKGFQKLVSKIIPMTSPDISSTKTQSAPLDTASCKIMPATSNCKIGDSIPILQDTVPIISSNCDTSIFGSAENLDMSKITQYDHIAHLDILNTSGVIDKNLLIDEKLVEQLHLVDQSNLVDELVSERLKNIMPDNILENNLIPNNSNLDTDLDFDALSEEFNRNTRS from the exons ATGGCAGATATTTCCAATTCCGCTGTGTTTACAAATGATGCATCCTCTACTGGTGCTTCCGATCTCCTGCAGCAGGCGTTTCAACAAGTTGTCAATGATGACGATCACGAGAACGAGTTCGTCGCATTTTTGCAGAACGACGAGAATGATTCTGAGACGATTCACTTGACTCCAGAGCAAGCGGCAGCCTTAGGGTTAACCTTCGAGGTGAACTCGGGCGAAGAGGTTATGTATCAACAAGATCAAGATAATGCCACTACGAATATACaagaaaatatttctacaaAGGATGTGCTCCATGTACAAGATCAAAATTCACTGTCTTCTCAAGAGCCTATAACGATTGATCAATTAAATTATCGACCTGAAGAAGTACACAAATCTGATGACGAGTTGATTAAAACAGAATGCATTGATTTTCAAGAATGGCATATGCAGAAAGTTTCACAGAATGATCAGATTCAGGATGAAGTAGTTGAGGATGATTTGTCATTGGAGGAAATGAATTTAGCTAGTCAGAATGAGGAATCGCAACAGTTGATCGAACATCAGAATAATATGATTCAACAGAATTCAGGTACACAGACGATAGTATTAGAACAACCTAAAGTACATACAATAAAAGCAGATGTTTCGAATGTCAAGAACATTCAAGAAAATGATTTACAATATACTATCGAAGATAGCGTAACGCAGGGTCAACTTAACGCAATACCTAGTTCTCAGGCACAAATCTTACAGAAACTACCTATGCTTTTACCATCTTCACAGTTTATTATAAAACCTGCACAAACTATATTGAAACCAGCTAAAAACATCAGATTACTTCAAAGTTCTGGTAAACTTACTAGTGCAACAGTTAATGCTGTTAATACTGTACACACGCTTAATGCTAACTCAAATTCTAATTCTATGTTACTGTCAAAAgctacaatattgaataatttatCACCACAGATAATAAAGGCTACTCCAATAACTGCTCAGTTATTAAATACTACTGGTATATCTGCGCAATTGTTAAATACTTCTCAGATATTAACAGGTGCTTGCGAGATACAGTCTCAGTCTGTCAATACGTCTCATATTACTAATACTATAGTAAATACTACATCTGGGCCACAAAACCTTGTTACTTCACAAATACGTTTATCTCCAATTGTAAAAACATCGCAACCTCTTCAAAGAGGGAACGTTCAACAATTTTTTACTCCGGTGCTAAAAGGTGCATCAACTGTGCTTCCAAAGTCAAATCAAATTATGAATAATACTAGTGTAGCAACAGCTATTCCTGCACAACTGTTGAAGTCGGTACAAATTCCTTCTCAGTTACTTAAAGCTAAAGCAACAATTGGTAAAAAAACAAATTTAACAACTGGAATATCAAAAGCGACGATTAACTCCAATACACCAGTTGTATTTCGGACTACATCAATTGTTAAACCTCAGGACCTAAAAACAGCAACAACATGTTCCACATCTATCTTAAAACCAACTCAAATATCTTCGACGCCGATATCTATTTTGAAACCTCAAGCAAAAATAGCATTTAACAGTACAACCAAACCAAATGTAGCCATTGCAACCCAGAATGTTGCTAGCATCTCTAACAGTTCCCAAAATGCTTCACAAAAGATGTCAGTGACTCAACAAAGTGGTACATTTGAATGTGCCAAAGCAGTACAGAATGAAACTACTAAACAAAAGCTTAATCTTGTAGCAAATGGCACAAATCTTAAAATGAATAAGAAAACTAAAAGTACTCCTACTAAATCTACAGCAGTAATAAACGAATCTACAGATGTATCTAAACCACTGGGTTCTAGTGAAAATCCAATACAAATAGTTCAGCAAGGTCACACATTTCATAG TATGCAACGTTTGACACCTATTCAATTGAAACAAATTGCTCATGTTTTGCAACAACGCAGTCAAGAAACAGCTACATCGAATGAAAGAGTTGTGTATAG AGTTGTGTTTCCCGAAGAACTGGATTTGCGAATTAGAAACCCAGGTACCTTGTTAAAAAGTCGTGGTGGAAAGAGGGGTAGACCAAAAAAGAGTGCTATTAGACCTTCTTTACTTCCACCTAAACCGCCACCAATTCCTGATGAAGAACAGGAAGAACTAAAG GATGAAAGAAAAAAAGTTGTAGCAAGAACACGATCTGGTAGACTTTCCCGTCCTCCTAGACACATGGTACGGGATTATAAACATTTACATCATTCAGACTTCTTGCAACCTGACTTAGATGACTCTGATGGAGGATATAGTgattataacactaataatgaTAAACTTGAAGAAGAAGAATCGCCTAAAGAATTGTTAACAGGGCTAGAAGTGCCAAAAAGGAAAATATCAGATCACTTCAGATGTCCCACgtgtaataaaatatatttgggACGTACTCGTATGGCAAGGCATTTCGAAATGCACCCTGATCATGGAAGTCCTGAACAATTACCTCCTCTGACACCAGAGCCTGAGTTAAAACCAAATACGGTACAAGATCCCCTGAAACGTAAAGGGAAGAAACGAGGACCTTGGGCTTATGTTACGCCGGAAGCCAAGTCAGAAAGACGTCAAATAAAGTTAAGAGAAGCTATTTCTGTGTGTGAAGATcttgaaataataaaaatagctgCGAAACCGGTACTTAACGCACAGTCATTATTTGACTTACTAGTGTTAAAGTCTGAAAATAATGTAAGAAACTTTTTGGACGAATTAAAACAattaatgaataaaatacgGGAAAAAGTTGGTGCGATGTTAACAGTTGCTAATAGTATAGAAGAATCAAATAATGATTTAATTGATATCAGTGAAGAATCACTTTGTGATGCTTTAGGTCTTAATCCTGGTTTTTATAGAATTAATAACGATGCTTTGAAGCATGTTGATATATCTGTTTGTGGTACCTATGAAAATGGAGAACCACCTCTTAAGCTTCAAAAAACAGACAATTCTGAAGATGCTAAAGAAAATATGGAGGAACGAATGTCTAGTGGATTTTCAGAAAGTTCAGATCTCAGTGTCTCAGACTTCTTAAGTGACAGAAGAAACGACACTGTAACAAATTCGACTTGCCCAGAAGTATTATCAGCTTTAACATTGATGCGGAGAAATCCTAGTCCCGTGAATAATTCAGAAAGTAATAAATCCCATAACGTTTCGAAACTTCTAATTTCAAATCCAGAAATTCAAAACCAAATTTCAGATAATCCGGGATTCCAAAAGGTGGATATTACTTCACCAAAAATGTCGAATTATCAAAAGACAGAGTCTCATAAAGAAAGTTTCACGAAACTAGGAAACGGTTTAGGGGCATCGAATTTCTGTAAAGTTGAAAACAATTATGAACCATCAAAATTAGAACACATAGAGCAAGCTTTCATAAAATTGGAACCAACAGAGCAGGGTTTTGTCAAGTTAGAAAATGGTGCTATGGGTGCATATTCGAAGCAAGACACTCAGAATTTCGAGAAAATACAAAATGGTTTAAGTAACATAGAAAATGGATCTCAGAGTTTCGCGAAAGGATTTCAGAAATTAGTTTCAAAAATAATCCCCATGACTTCGCCGGATATAAGTTCTACTAAAACCCAATCAGCGCCATTAGATACAGCCTCTTGCAAAATAATGCCCGCTACATCTAATTGTAAAATAGGAGACAGTATACCGATTCTTCAAGACACGGTACCAATAATTTCCAGTAATTGTGATACTAGCATATTTGGCAGTGCAGAAAATTTAGATATGTCAAAGATAACTCAATATGATCACATTGCACATTTAGATATTTTGAATACAAGTGGAGTAATAGATAAAAACTTATTAATTGATGAAAAGTTAGTCGAACAGCTGCATTTAGTAGACCAATCGAACTTAGTCGATGAATTAGTGTCTGaacgattaaaaaatattatgccAGATAACATCCTGGAGAACAATTTGATACCAAATAATTCAAATTTAGATACAGATCTTGATTTTGACGCATTAAGCGAAGAATTCAATAGAAATACTAGAAGTTGA